The following are encoded in a window of Rhizobium sp. 11515TR genomic DNA:
- a CDS encoding outer membrane protein, translated as MSLSAKSILFTALAMTAATNASAADLTTYQAPDAGYDRPPAFQWSGAYFGAHGGIASPKFNPFASGKGLTGGVQAGYNFQVGPGIVGAELEGSYLGNNEIRVPNGKVEERFRGAAKAKVGLTFDRTLVYGTAGLTMTKFEGGKGVSTSGGWKQGYLVGGGVEQGFGGGLSAKIEYNYVMTNDVSTTTSSGKSKTDLPDHVIKAGLNYRF; from the coding sequence ATGTCGCTCAGCGCAAAATCTATTCTATTCACGGCTCTGGCCATGACGGCCGCGACCAACGCTTCCGCAGCCGATCTCACCACCTATCAAGCCCCGGATGCCGGCTATGACCGGCCGCCGGCCTTCCAGTGGAGCGGCGCTTATTTCGGCGCTCATGGCGGTATCGCCTCGCCTAAGTTCAACCCTTTCGCCAGCGGCAAGGGTCTGACCGGCGGCGTGCAAGCCGGCTACAATTTCCAGGTGGGGCCAGGCATTGTCGGCGCCGAGCTGGAGGGCTCATACCTCGGAAACAACGAGATACGCGTACCGAACGGCAAGGTGGAAGAACGCTTCCGGGGTGCTGCCAAGGCGAAGGTTGGCCTAACCTTCGACCGCACGCTCGTCTATGGCACGGCGGGTCTGACGATGACGAAGTTCGAAGGCGGCAAGGGCGTTTCCACCTCCGGCGGCTGGAAGCAGGGCTATCTTGTCGGCGGCGGCGTCGAACAGGGCTTCGGCGGCGGGCTGTCGGCCAAGATCGAATACAACTACGTCATGACTAACGACGTCTCCACGACGACATCGAGCGGCAAGTCGAAAACCGATCTGCCCGATCACGTCATCAAAGCAGGCCTGAACTATCGCTTCTGA
- a CDS encoding ABC transporter ATP-binding protein, producing the protein MSALEIQNIRKSYGEVETLKGIDISLQSGEFLVLLGSSGCGKSTLLNIIAGLAEATSGDIRIGERSVLGVHPKDRDIAMVFQSYALYPNLSVHRNIGFGLEMRKVPAADRDKAVREAAKLLQIEALLERKPSQLSGGQRQRVAIGRALVRKPEVFLFDEPLSNLDAKLRMEMRTELKRLHQMLKTTVVYVTHDQIEAMTLATRIAVMRDGRIEQLGTPDEIYNHPATLYVATFVGAPPMNLLNATADQGLLRIDGTSITLPMPATKADISPGQQLVIGIRPETLRLEEGGKLEAICEVAELTGPELIVTAQAGSQRLMACLPPRTAIAEGQTLKLAFNASALHLFDRASGQRCE; encoded by the coding sequence ATGAGCGCGCTCGAAATCCAGAACATCCGCAAGAGCTACGGCGAAGTGGAGACCCTGAAGGGCATCGATATTTCGCTCCAAAGCGGCGAGTTCCTGGTGCTGCTCGGCTCGTCCGGCTGCGGCAAATCCACGCTTCTGAACATCATTGCCGGCCTTGCCGAGGCGACGAGCGGCGATATCCGCATCGGCGAACGCTCCGTGCTCGGCGTGCATCCGAAGGACCGCGACATTGCCATGGTGTTCCAGTCCTACGCGCTCTACCCGAACCTCTCTGTCCACCGCAACATCGGCTTCGGCCTGGAAATGCGCAAAGTGCCTGCCGCAGATCGCGACAAGGCGGTGCGCGAGGCGGCGAAGCTCTTGCAGATCGAAGCGCTGCTCGAACGCAAGCCGAGCCAGCTTTCGGGCGGTCAGCGCCAGCGCGTGGCGATCGGCCGTGCCCTTGTGCGCAAGCCGGAAGTCTTCCTCTTTGACGAGCCGCTCTCCAACCTCGACGCCAAGCTGCGCATGGAGATGCGCACGGAGCTGAAGCGCCTGCACCAGATGCTGAAGACAACCGTCGTCTACGTGACGCACGATCAGATCGAGGCGATGACGCTCGCAACCCGGATCGCCGTGATGCGCGACGGCCGTATCGAACAGCTCGGCACGCCGGACGAGATCTACAATCATCCGGCAACACTCTATGTCGCGACCTTCGTCGGCGCGCCGCCGATGAACCTTTTGAACGCGACTGCCGATCAAGGTTTGCTCCGCATCGACGGAACATCGATCACCCTGCCGATGCCGGCGACAAAAGCCGATATCAGCCCAGGCCAGCAGCTGGTGATCGGCATCCGGCCGGAAACGCTGCGCCTTGAGGAAGGCGGCAAGCTTGAGGCTATCTGCGAGGTCGCGGAACTCACAGGCCCCGAGCTCATCGTGACGGCGCAGGCGGGCTCGCAGCGGCTGATGGCCTGCCTGCCGCCGCGCACCGCGATTGCGGAAGGGCAGACGCTCAAGCTCGCCTTCAATGCCAGCGCGCTACATCTCTTCGATCGCGCAAGCGGCCAGCGCTGCGAGTAG
- a CDS encoding PfkB family carbohydrate kinase encodes MKPLAVIGNVNIDLILGPAAPWPKAGTEIIVDHDELRVGGQAGNSALAWEGLGVDYEIAANVGSDQFGCWLSEAFGARSSKWPVRPEGTTLSVGITHPDGERTFFTTRGHLPRFNLDDVLAVLNGEKLAGGYALLCGAFLTEDLTRDYDALFDWADRHGITVALDTGWPLDGWTKENCDATRRWLSRCGVALMNEVETTTLADMDDPAEAARALHALMPEGAIFVVKRGPDGAIAIDADGKLVSATAPKVTVVDTIGAGDVFNAGFLAALVRGEPTAACLSAGTAVASRAISTLPRSYGPANASEEAVQ; translated from the coding sequence ATGAAGCCGCTTGCAGTCATCGGCAACGTCAATATCGACCTGATCCTTGGGCCGGCGGCACCATGGCCTAAGGCCGGCACTGAGATCATCGTCGATCATGACGAGCTGCGTGTCGGCGGCCAGGCGGGCAATAGTGCGCTTGCCTGGGAAGGCCTCGGCGTCGATTACGAGATCGCGGCCAACGTCGGCAGCGATCAGTTCGGGTGCTGGCTCAGCGAAGCCTTTGGCGCGCGCAGCAGCAAATGGCCGGTACGTCCCGAGGGAACGACGCTCTCGGTCGGCATCACGCATCCCGACGGCGAACGCACATTCTTCACGACGCGCGGGCACCTGCCGCGCTTCAATCTCGATGACGTACTGGCGGTTCTCAATGGCGAGAAGCTTGCCGGCGGCTATGCGCTGCTCTGCGGCGCCTTTCTAACCGAAGATCTTACACGCGACTATGACGCCCTGTTCGACTGGGCCGATAGGCATGGAATCACGGTTGCGCTCGATACCGGTTGGCCGCTCGACGGTTGGACCAAAGAGAATTGCGATGCCACGCGACGCTGGCTTTCCCGCTGCGGCGTGGCGCTGATGAACGAGGTCGAGACGACGACCTTAGCCGACATGGACGATCCCGCTGAAGCCGCCCGCGCACTCCATGCATTGATGCCAGAAGGCGCCATCTTCGTCGTCAAGCGCGGTCCGGATGGTGCGATCGCCATCGATGCCGACGGCAAGCTTGTTTCGGCTACAGCGCCAAAAGTTACGGTGGTCGATACGATCGGCGCCGGCGATGTCTTCAATGCCGGCTTCCTGGCCGCCCTTGTCCGCGGCGAGCCGACTGCAGCCTGCCTTTCGGCCGGGACCGCGGTCGCGTCCCGCGCCATTTCCACTCTGCCGCGCAGCTATGGCCCGGCCAACGCATCCGAGGAGGCCGTTCAATGA
- a CDS encoding SIS domain-containing protein codes for MTMTKEKTRPDGLAAIDREMARQHADALASFEAAAEMATKAAASLKRTGRLLLLGMGGSHAVNRAVEPLYRAAGIDAIALPLSEQLGQPLSLEGHTIFMTSQSGESAEVLRWFNETGGTAETFGLTLESSSFLAKTAPSLVGAGGTELAFAATRSLTVTFALHLAIFAALGQDPAPALSVLRAPETLDIQPALAALANVATVVTSGRRLQGIAEALALGLTELSRRPCFSLEGGQLRHGPMEMLGASIGVVLFRGNDATAGLVTAMAVSAIETGAPVIVFDGSEEEPVPGCVTLRFKPETGLAAIFRMLPVAQSLMIAFADQRVENAGTPVRSTKITRSE; via the coding sequence ATGACCATGACCAAAGAGAAAACACGCCCCGACGGCCTTGCCGCCATCGACCGCGAAATGGCCCGCCAGCATGCCGATGCACTCGCCTCCTTCGAGGCCGCTGCCGAGATGGCCACCAAGGCCGCTGCCTCGCTGAAACGCACCGGCAGGCTCCTGCTGCTCGGCATGGGCGGTTCCCACGCGGTCAATCGTGCCGTCGAGCCGCTCTATCGCGCCGCCGGCATCGATGCGATTGCCCTGCCGCTTTCCGAACAGCTCGGCCAGCCGCTATCGCTGGAGGGCCATACGATCTTCATGACATCGCAATCCGGCGAAAGCGCCGAAGTGCTGCGCTGGTTCAACGAGACGGGCGGCACGGCCGAGACTTTCGGCCTGACACTGGAAAGTAGCTCCTTCCTCGCCAAGACCGCGCCTTCTCTTGTCGGCGCCGGTGGCACGGAGCTTGCCTTTGCCGCTACACGCAGCCTCACGGTCACCTTCGCGCTGCATCTGGCGATCTTCGCCGCCCTCGGCCAGGATCCGGCGCCTGCGCTTTCCGTGCTTCGCGCGCCCGAAACACTCGATATCCAGCCGGCGCTTGCGGCTCTCGCCAATGTGGCGACGGTTGTAACCTCCGGTCGGCGTCTACAGGGTATTGCCGAGGCTCTGGCGCTCGGACTTACCGAACTTTCGCGCCGCCCGTGCTTCTCGCTCGAAGGCGGCCAGCTGCGTCACGGTCCGATGGAAATGCTTGGCGCCTCGATCGGCGTGGTGCTGTTCCGCGGCAATGATGCGACCGCCGGTCTCGTGACGGCCATGGCCGTTTCCGCGATCGAAACCGGCGCGCCGGTTATCGTCTTCGATGGTTCCGAAGAAGAGCCGGTTCCCGGCTGTGTCACCCTACGCTTCAAGCCGGAAACCGGCCTTGCCGCCATCTTCCGGATGTTGCCCGTCGCCCAGTCGCTGATGATCGCCTTTGCGGACCAGCGGGTGGAGAATGCCGGCACGCCGGTGCGCTCCACCAAGATCACCCGGAGCGAATGA
- a CDS encoding carbohydrate ABC transporter permease produces the protein MERQSPLFTCFIYVCALLLAIVILAPIAWLFIMSISPAADLAAKPLRWWPQTADFSRYKLLLSTLENSEGAAFTSSLRNSIEVAGMATIAAIALAIPAGWAVSRTPSVGWSLSMVIATYMLPPVALAVPLYMGLAHLGMLNNVFGLALVYLTILAPFTTWLMKSGFDSIPKEIEAAAMIDGAGLFQTLRIITLPLAMPVMATSALFAFLLAWDEFFYALLFTSDQRAKTLTVAIADLAGGRVSDYGLIATAGVLAALPPVLIGLVMQRALISGLTNGGVKG, from the coding sequence ATGGAACGCCAAAGCCCGCTCTTCACCTGTTTCATCTATGTCTGCGCCCTCCTCCTCGCCATCGTTATCCTGGCACCGATCGCCTGGCTCTTCATCATGAGCATTTCGCCGGCTGCCGATCTCGCCGCCAAGCCGTTGCGCTGGTGGCCGCAGACGGCGGATTTCTCGCGCTACAAGCTGCTGCTGTCGACGCTGGAAAACAGCGAGGGTGCCGCCTTCACCTCGTCGCTGCGCAACAGCATCGAAGTCGCAGGCATGGCGACCATCGCGGCAATCGCGCTCGCTATCCCTGCCGGCTGGGCCGTGTCGCGCACGCCGTCCGTCGGATGGTCGCTTTCCATGGTCATCGCCACCTATATGCTGCCGCCGGTGGCGCTTGCCGTGCCGCTCTATATGGGCCTTGCCCATCTCGGCATGCTCAACAACGTTTTCGGCCTGGCGCTTGTCTATCTGACGATTCTCGCGCCATTCACGACCTGGCTGATGAAATCCGGCTTCGATTCCATTCCGAAGGAGATCGAAGCGGCTGCCATGATCGATGGCGCCGGGCTGTTCCAGACGCTGCGAATCATCACACTGCCGCTTGCGATGCCCGTGATGGCGACCTCGGCGCTTTTTGCCTTCCTGTTAGCCTGGGATGAATTCTTCTATGCGCTGCTCTTTACCTCGGACCAGCGCGCCAAGACCCTCACTGTCGCCATTGCCGATCTCGCCGGCGGCCGTGTCTCGGATTACGGACTGATCGCGACTGCCGGTGTGCTGGCCGCCCTGCCCCCGGTGCTGATCGGCCTTGTCATGCAACGTGCCCTGATCTCGGGCCTGACCAATGGCGGCGTCAAGGGATGA
- a CDS encoding carbohydrate ABC transporter permease, which translates to MSGTSMTTRAWLLMLPLLVVMIAVIGWPLVDTVGLSFTDAKLVGTGGNFVGIDNYAKMLANSNFQRTLITTAWFAIVSVAAEMVLGVLAALLLNQNFKGRGVLRALMILPWALPTVVNATLWRLIYNPEYGALNAALTQLGLVDAYRSWLGEPGTALTALIVADCWKNFPLVALIALAALQAVPRDITAASLVDGAGPFKRFRFVILPYLVGPLMVALVLRTIEAFKVFDIIWVMTRGGPANSTRTLSILVYQEAFSFQRAGSGASLALIVTLLVTLLAAAYAALVRKTAGSAT; encoded by the coding sequence ATGTCCGGCACCTCTATGACAACTCGCGCCTGGCTTTTGATGCTGCCGCTGCTTGTGGTGATGATCGCCGTCATCGGCTGGCCTCTCGTCGACACGGTCGGCCTTTCTTTCACCGATGCCAAGCTTGTGGGAACCGGCGGTAATTTCGTCGGCATCGACAATTACGCGAAGATGCTGGCGAATTCCAATTTCCAGCGCACCCTGATTACCACGGCGTGGTTCGCGATCGTCTCCGTTGCCGCCGAAATGGTGCTCGGCGTGCTGGCCGCCCTGCTGCTCAACCAGAATTTTAAAGGTCGCGGCGTGCTGCGCGCGCTGATGATCCTGCCGTGGGCGTTGCCGACCGTCGTCAACGCAACGCTGTGGCGGCTGATCTATAATCCCGAATATGGCGCGCTGAACGCAGCCCTCACCCAGCTTGGCCTCGTCGACGCCTATCGCTCCTGGCTCGGCGAGCCGGGCACGGCACTGACGGCGCTCATCGTTGCCGACTGCTGGAAGAATTTCCCGCTCGTGGCGCTGATTGCGCTCGCCGCCCTGCAGGCCGTGCCGCGCGATATCACCGCCGCCTCGCTGGTCGATGGCGCCGGCCCCTTCAAGCGCTTCCGCTTCGTTATCCTTCCCTATCTTGTGGGACCGCTTATGGTGGCGCTGGTGCTGCGCACCATCGAGGCCTTCAAGGTCTTTGACATCATCTGGGTGATGACACGCGGCGGCCCGGCAAACAGCACGCGCACGCTATCGATCCTCGTCTATCAGGAGGCTTTCTCCTTCCAGCGAGCGGGGTCCGGCGCATCACTCGCCCTCATCGTCACGCTGCTGGTCACGCTACTTGCCGCGGCCTATGCCGCCCTTGTCCGCAAAACCGCAGGGAGTGCCACCTGA
- a CDS encoding extracellular solute-binding protein, translated as MLKSLNKTLLGAALIGVSFASDAFAETTINALFMAQAAYSEADVRAMTDAFSKANPDIKVNLEFVPYEGLHDKTVLAQGSGGGYDVVLFDVIWPAEYATNKVLVDVSSRISDDTKKSVLPGAWTTVQYDGKYYGMPWILDTKYLFYNKEILDKAGIKMPPKTWDELNEQAKIIKDKGLLATPIAWSWSQAEAAICDYATLVSAYKGDFIKDGKPDFQTGGGLDALKYMVTSYKSGLTNPNSKEFLEEDVRKVFENGDAAFALNWTYMYNMANDPKDSKVAGKVGVVPAPGVAGKSEASAVNGSMGLGITSASKHPDEAWKYISFMTSQATQNQYAKLSLPIWASSYSDPAVTKGQEELIAAAKVGLAAMYPRPTTPKYQELSTALQQAIQESLLGQSSPEDALKSAADNSGL; from the coding sequence ATGTTGAAATCATTGAACAAGACATTGCTCGGCGCAGCGCTGATCGGCGTATCCTTCGCCTCGGACGCCTTTGCCGAAACCACGATCAATGCCCTCTTCATGGCGCAGGCTGCCTATAGCGAAGCCGACGTGCGCGCCATGACGGATGCCTTTTCCAAGGCCAATCCCGATATCAAGGTCAATCTCGAATTCGTCCCTTATGAAGGCCTGCACGATAAGACCGTGCTCGCTCAAGGGTCCGGCGGCGGCTACGACGTCGTGCTCTTCGACGTGATCTGGCCGGCCGAATACGCGACCAACAAGGTTCTGGTCGACGTTTCCTCGCGCATCTCCGACGACACGAAGAAGAGCGTGCTGCCGGGCGCCTGGACGACGGTCCAGTATGACGGCAAGTATTACGGCATGCCGTGGATCCTCGATACCAAGTACCTGTTCTATAACAAAGAAATCCTTGACAAGGCCGGCATCAAGATGCCGCCGAAGACCTGGGACGAACTGAACGAACAGGCGAAAATCATCAAGGACAAGGGTCTTCTGGCAACGCCGATCGCTTGGAGCTGGTCACAGGCCGAAGCCGCAATCTGCGACTACGCCACGCTCGTCAGCGCCTACAAGGGCGACTTCATCAAGGACGGCAAGCCGGACTTCCAGACCGGCGGCGGCCTCGATGCCCTGAAATACATGGTCACCAGCTACAAGTCCGGCCTCACCAACCCGAACTCCAAGGAATTCCTCGAAGAGGACGTCCGCAAGGTCTTCGAAAACGGCGATGCCGCCTTCGCGCTGAACTGGACCTATATGTACAACATGGCAAACGACCCGAAGGACAGCAAGGTCGCGGGTAAGGTCGGCGTCGTGCCAGCACCTGGCGTTGCCGGCAAGAGCGAGGCTTCCGCCGTCAACGGCTCGATGGGCCTCGGCATCACCTCTGCCAGCAAACATCCGGACGAGGCCTGGAAGTACATCTCCTTCATGACCTCGCAGGCAACGCAGAACCAGTATGCCAAGCTCAGCCTGCCGATCTGGGCCTCTTCCTATAGCGATCCGGCCGTGACGAAGGGCCAGGAAGAACTGATCGCGGCCGCAAAGGTCGGCCTAGCCGCCATGTATCCGCGTCCGACGACGCCAAAATATCAGGAACTGTCTACCGCACTTCAGCAGGCGATCCAGGAATCGCTGCTCGGCCAGTCTTCTCCGGAAGACGCACTGAAGTCTGCTGCCGACAATAGCGGTCTCTGA
- a CDS encoding ROK family transcriptional regulator yields the protein MNDIRPIRATSGTNHEGTSAHNRRVIIDALRLNGALSRADLARATRLTKQTVSNIMEELENDGLVTSRETVRRGRGQPSTPYGLVPEGAFAIGLQIDRHITRAIAVDLVGNVLIRKEANLPAGGPATGTPVVLQLVEDVRSELKQRAVQSEKRLVGLGVAMPGPFGIEQEDADNPWMMGAWQRFPLLETLSAGTGLNVTLQNDAAACATAERMVGAAHGLDHAVCLYVGYGIGAGLILGGELYSGAHGNAGEIGMALLTSGGKQTQLEHRASLASLYDHLGVDPMAPDIYSLIDKRAAADDPDILAWIERAAIDLRWSVQLIETIFDPQTVILCGGAPPALATRLMAAMQPLLPSNADRPDRLLPRLQLGMTDPWAVARGAAAEPIGHAFDPRFQAILKS from the coding sequence ATGAACGATATTCGCCCGATCAGGGCTACCAGCGGAACGAACCACGAAGGCACCAGCGCCCATAACCGGCGGGTGATCATCGATGCCCTGCGGTTGAATGGTGCGCTCTCCCGCGCCGATCTCGCCCGCGCCACCCGCCTGACGAAACAGACCGTCTCCAACATCATGGAGGAGCTGGAAAACGATGGGCTCGTCACATCGAGGGAAACGGTGCGCCGCGGCCGCGGCCAGCCCTCGACGCCCTATGGTCTTGTACCGGAAGGCGCCTTCGCCATCGGCCTGCAGATCGACCGCCACATCACACGCGCCATTGCCGTCGATCTCGTCGGCAATGTCCTCATCCGCAAGGAAGCGAACCTGCCAGCGGGCGGCCCGGCAACTGGCACGCCCGTCGTCTTGCAGCTCGTGGAAGACGTGCGCAGCGAATTGAAGCAGCGCGCGGTTCAGTCGGAGAAGCGCCTCGTCGGCCTAGGTGTCGCAATGCCAGGCCCGTTCGGTATCGAGCAGGAGGATGCCGACAATCCCTGGATGATGGGTGCCTGGCAGCGCTTTCCGCTGCTGGAAACGCTCTCGGCCGGAACCGGCCTCAACGTCACCCTGCAGAATGACGCCGCCGCCTGCGCGACCGCCGAACGCATGGTCGGCGCCGCACATGGCCTTGACCATGCCGTCTGCCTCTATGTCGGCTATGGTATCGGTGCCGGGCTCATCCTCGGCGGCGAGCTTTATAGCGGTGCGCATGGCAATGCCGGCGAAATCGGCATGGCGCTGCTGACATCAGGCGGAAAACAGACCCAGCTGGAGCATCGCGCCTCGTTGGCTTCGCTCTACGATCACCTCGGCGTCGATCCGATGGCGCCGGATATCTATTCGCTGATAGACAAGCGCGCCGCTGCCGACGATCCCGATATTCTCGCCTGGATCGAAAGGGCGGCGATCGACCTGCGCTGGAGCGTGCAGCTCATCGAAACCATCTTCGATCCGCAGACGGTGATTCTGTGCGGCGGCGCGCCCCCGGCGCTCGCAACGCGGCTGATGGCCGCCATGCAGCCGCTTTTGCCCTCCAATGCCGATCGTCCCGACCGGTTGCTGCCGCGCCTGCAGCTCGGCATGACCGATCCCTGGGCAGTGGCGCGCGGTGCGGCGGCAGAGCCGATCGGCCACGCCTTCGATCCGCGTTTCCAGGCGATCTTGAAATCCTGA
- a CDS encoding DUF6665 family protein — protein sequence MTVRPPRNFNPSQTKETGLGILEYEMMSERASTLGYHGMKVEAALAALQEGEAKGKEGIEHERLVDIAAQAVWAMFIHREICGLRNGRDVIQRYGIPNKVLARLGASPRHP from the coding sequence ATGACAGTTCGCCCGCCACGCAACTTCAATCCATCGCAAACCAAAGAAACCGGGCTCGGCATTCTCGAATATGAGATGATGTCGGAACGGGCCAGCACTCTCGGCTATCACGGCATGAAGGTGGAAGCGGCGCTTGCAGCCTTGCAGGAGGGTGAAGCCAAGGGCAAGGAGGGCATCGAGCACGAGCGGCTGGTGGATATCGCCGCGCAAGCCGTCTGGGCCATGTTCATCCATCGCGAGATCTGCGGCCTGCGCAACGGCCGCGATGTCATCCAGCGCTACGGCATACCGAACAAGGTGCTTGCCCGCCTCGGCGCCAGCCCGAGACATCCCTGA
- a CDS encoding methylated-DNA--[protein]-cysteine S-methyltransferase yields MTKAQKNAEKQYVYRTIDSPVGALKLVGSDDGLAAILWDNDRPGRVPLLIVAEDDSHPVLVKTERQLREYFAGKRQVFDLPLDFAGTEFQQKVWQALLTIPFGETRSYRQIAAEIGSAEAIRAVGAANGRNPISIIAPCHRVVGSAGDLRGFAGGLERKAYLLRLEGADAATFGFAA; encoded by the coding sequence ATGACCAAAGCTCAGAAAAATGCGGAAAAGCAGTATGTCTATCGGACTATCGATTCGCCGGTTGGCGCCTTGAAGCTCGTTGGCAGCGATGATGGGCTTGCCGCGATCCTCTGGGACAATGACCGCCCCGGCCGCGTGCCCTTGCTCATCGTGGCCGAAGACGACAGCCATCCCGTGCTGGTGAAAACCGAGCGGCAGCTCCGCGAATATTTCGCCGGCAAACGACAGGTTTTCGACCTGCCGCTTGATTTTGCCGGAACGGAATTCCAGCAGAAGGTCTGGCAGGCGCTGCTCACCATCCCCTTCGGCGAAACGCGCAGCTACCGGCAGATCGCCGCGGAGATCGGCTCGGCAGAGGCGATCCGCGCAGTCGGCGCCGCCAATGGCCGCAACCCGATCTCGATCATCGCACCCTGTCATCGTGTCGTGGGATCGGCCGGTGATTTGCGCGGGTTCGCCGGCGGTCTCGAGCGCAAGGCCTATCTGCTGCGGCTCGAAGGGGCTGATGCGGCGACATTCGGCTTTGCCGCGTGA